From the Rhinolophus sinicus isolate RSC01 linkage group LG02, ASM3656204v1, whole genome shotgun sequence genome, one window contains:
- the CKAP4 gene encoding cytoskeleton-associated protein 4 has product MPSAKQRGSKGGHGAASPSEKGAHPSGGADDVAKKPPPAPQQPPPPAPHPQQHPPQHPQNQAHGKGGHRGKSSAAAAASSSASCSRRLGRALNFLFYLALVAAAAFSGWCVHHVLEEVQQVRRSHQDFSRQREELGQGLQGVEQKVQSLQATCGTFESILRSFQHKQDLTEKVVKQGETEINRISEVLQKLQNEILKDLSDGIHVVKDARERDFTSLENTVEERLTELTKSINDNIAIFTEVQKRSQKEINDVKAKVASLENSEGYKQDLKALKEVVKEIQTSVKSKEKDLEALRSTLQTMESDVYTEVKELVSLKQEQQRFKEAADSEHLTLQALTEKVFQSEESTARLPEEIRRLEEELRQLKAQSLRPEEDGVFNSDALEVLQSKSQGLDSRLQTVEDGFQAVQMASARQRESLESLLAKSEEYEQRLAALQERLQSLGSTSEDQGGLASTVRNLGEAQLSLYSDVEELKRSVGELPSTVDMLQKVQEQVHSLLAQDQAQAARSPPQDFLDRLSSLDHLKSSVSQVESDLKMLRTAVDSLVAYSVKIETNENNLESAKGLLDDLRNDLDRLFVKVEKIHEKV; this is encoded by the exons ATGCCCTCGGCCAAACAAAGGGGCTCCAAGGGCGGCCACGGCGCCGCGAGCCCCTCGGAGAAGGGCGCCCACCCGTCGGGCGGCGCGGATGACGTGGCGAAGAAGCCGCCGCCGGCGCCgcagcagccgccgccgcccgcgccgcACCCGCAGCAGCACCCGCCGCAGCATCCGCAGAACCAGGCACACGGCAAGGGCGGCCACCGCGGCAAGTCctctgccgccgccgccgcctcgtCCTCGGCGTCCTGCTCGCGCAGGCTCGGCCGGGCGCTCAACTTTCTCTTCTACCTCGCCCTGGTGGCGGCGGCCGCCTTCTCGGGCTGGTGTGTCCACCACGTCCTGGAGGAGGTCCAGCAGGTCCGGCGCAGCCACCAGGACTTCTCCCGGCAACGGGAGGAGCTGGGTCAGGGTTTGCAGGGCGTGGAGCAGAAG GTGCAATCTCTGCAAGCCACATGTGGGACTTTTGAGTCCATCCTGAGAAGCTTCCAGCATAAACAAGATCTCACAGAGAAAGTTGTGAAGCAAGGGGAGACAGAGATCAACCGGATCAGTGAAGTGCTGCAAAAACTCCAGAATGAGATTCTCAAAGACCTCTCCGATGGGATCCATGTGGTGAAGGACGCCCGGGAGCGTGACTTCACATCCCTTGAGAACACGGTGGAGGAGAGGCTGACTGAGCTCACCAAGTCCATCAACGACAACATTGCCATCTTCACTGAGGTCCAGAAGAGGAGCCAGAAGGAAATAAACGACGTGAAGGCGAAGGTTGCCTCTCTGGAAAACTCCGAGGGGTACAAGCAGGATTTGAAAGCCTTGAAGGAAGTTGTGAAGGAAATACAAACCTCTGTGAAGTCCAAAGAGAAGGACCTGGAGGCCCTGAGAAGCACCCTCCAGACCATGGAGTCGGATGTCTACACTGAGGTCAAAGAGCTGGTGAGCCTCAAACAGGAGCAGCAGAGGTTCAAGGAGGCTGCCGATTCGGAGCACCTCACATTGCAGGCCCTCACGGAGAAGGTTTTCCAGTCGGAGGAGTCCACTGCCCGCCTCCCCGAGGAGATCAGGAGACTGGAGGAGGAGCTGCGCCAGCTGAAGGCCCAGTCCCTCAGGCCGGAAGAAGACGGGGTTTTCAATTCCGACGCCTTAGAAGTGCTCCAGAGTAAGAGTCAGGGCTTGGACTCCCGCCTGCAAACGGTGGAAGATGGCTTCCAGGCCGTGCAGATGGCCTCCGCGCGGCAGCGTGAGAGCCTGGAGTCCCTGCTGGCAAAGAGCGAGGAGTACGAGCAGCGCCTGGCCGCCCTGCAGGAGCGTCTGCAGAGCCTGGGCTCCACCTCGGAGGATCAGGGCGGCCTGGCCAGCACCGTGCGGAACCTGGGGGAGGCCCAGCTCTCGCTCTACAGCGACGTGGAGGAGCTGAAGAGAAGCGTGGGCGAGCTCCCCAGCACTGTGGACATGCTCCAGAAGGTTCAGGAGCAAGTCCACTCGCTGCTGGCTCAGGACCAAGCCCAGGCGGCCCGCTCGCCTCCTCAGGACTTCCTGGATAGACTTTCTTCTCTGGACCACCTCAAATCCTCAGTCAGCCAAGTGGAATCGGACTTGAAAATGCTCAGGACTGCCGTGGACAGTTTGGTGGCCTACTCAGTGAAAATAGAAACCAACGAAAACAACCTGGAATCAGCCAAGGGTTTGCTCGATGACTTGAGAAATGACCTGGATAGGTTGTTTGTGAAAGTcgaaaaaattcatgaaaaagtCTAA